The nucleotide window TGATCCTACAATTCTATGCTCCCAACACTCAAAATAGATACATAAACTGataaacatacatacatctccaattttttttttaaaaaaaaacaaataaggtaaataatttttcttttcattttttttacaacctGTAAATAATAAGAAAGCAGGGCAATACCGCACGCGAGTCAAAAACTAGCAACTCGCCGTTATCCCTACTCACCGAGTCGAACCCGACTCGCTTGTCCAACAACGAGTCCAGAAACCCGAGTTGCTTTGAGACCCGACCCGCTACAACCCGACAAACCAACATGGCCCTTCTCCCCCTACCTCCGCCGGCGGTTTCATGCGCGCCGCCGCTGCCAGAAAACGTGCAAATCGCCGCCCCCTTCTTCTCCGGAAACGACCATGCACATCCAGCGTCGTAGGGCCCACCGTCCCCGGCGGGACCCAGGCAGTGAAACCGCATGACCTCGTTCCCGTCGGCGATGCACCGCGCGTTCTCCTCGCCGTCGTTGCCCTCGGCGAGCCCCTTCATTGCCTCGCGAAACTCCTCGAAGCGCGACACTGTGCGCGGCGCGTTCTGCAGCTTGAAAATTAGCTCGACCCGACCCGGGAACGGCTTGGGGCCCCAGCTGGTGTGGAAGATGATTTCGACAACATTGCGCGAAGGGTGGCCTTCGGGAAGTTCAATGATGCCACGCGACGAGGTTGTCGTTGTCGTGCTGCTTCGGGAACGTGTCATGGTGGTTCGTGCTTCGAATTCAGGTTTGGTGGCTGATGATGGGTATTTGGAGCTCGGATGTTTCTCCAAGGGTGTCTTTGGCTTGGGCCTGGGCCTGGGCTTGGGTATTTCCACCATTTCTTTTATGCTTTCCATGGTCTTTCTGCAGCTTGCACTCAGGATTTTGGGGTGTGGGTGGTACACGTCTTCGAAAGCTCTTGACTTGCACTGCCACGATTTCACCCACGCACTCGCC belongs to Glycine soja cultivar W05 chromosome 5, ASM419377v2, whole genome shotgun sequence and includes:
- the LOC114412141 gene encoding uncharacterized protein LOC114412141; amino-acid sequence: MASAWVKSWQCKSRAFEDVYHPHPKILSASCRKTMESIKEMVEIPKPRPRPKPKTPLEKHPSSKYPSSATKPEFEARTTMTRSRSSTTTTTSSRGIIELPEGHPSRNVVEIIFHTSWGPKPFPGRVELIFKLQNAPRTVSRFEEFREAMKGLAEGNDGEENARCIADGNEVMRFHCLGPAGDGGPYDAGCAWSFPEKKGAAICTFSGSGGAHETAGGGRGRRAMLVCRVVAGRVSKQLGFLDSLLDKRVGFDSVSRDNGELLVFDSRAVLPCFLIIYRL